From the genome of Frankiales bacterium, one region includes:
- a CDS encoding DUF2993 domain-containing protein, which translates to MRRLTAVAVSLVVLLVLAVVADRAAAAVLGRVVDDRLAAAFPGVGSTSTTVEGIPVLTQVARGSLDHVVVSLDHVPTSGGLVLDHVDADLYDVSTRAPRTAARVEAGATVSLAALQARIGDRYVVSAEGDTLVATVADGVPVAARLRPVVTDGRLSLELVSVSVLGVEVDASRLPSSFADRVTALAGSIGRLPLGLVATSASVTPAGVVVTATGTDVPLEGA; encoded by the coding sequence GTGAGGCGGCTCACCGCGGTCGCGGTGTCGCTCGTCGTGCTCCTCGTGCTCGCCGTGGTGGCCGACCGGGCCGCGGCCGCGGTGCTCGGGCGCGTCGTCGACGACCGGCTCGCCGCCGCCTTCCCCGGGGTGGGGTCGACGTCCACCACGGTCGAGGGGATCCCGGTGCTCACGCAGGTGGCGCGCGGCTCGCTCGACCACGTCGTGGTGAGCCTCGACCACGTGCCCACCTCCGGCGGGCTGGTCCTCGACCACGTCGACGCCGACCTCTACGACGTGAGCACCCGGGCGCCGCGCACGGCGGCGCGGGTGGAGGCCGGGGCCACGGTGTCCCTGGCCGCGCTCCAGGCCCGCATCGGCGACCGGTACGTCGTGTCCGCCGAGGGCGACACGCTCGTGGCCACCGTCGCCGACGGCGTCCCGGTCGCGGCCCGGCTCCGACCTGTCGTGACCGACGGCCGGCTGAGCCTCGAGCTGGTGTCGGTGTCCGTGCTCGGCGTCGAGGTCGACGCCTCGCGGCTGCCGTCGTCCTTCGCCGACCGGGTGACCGCCCTGGCCGGGTCGATCGGCCGGCTGCCGCTCGGGCTGGTGGCCACCTCGGCGTCGGTCACGCCCGCCGGCGTGGTCGTGACCGCGACGGGCACCGACGTGCCCCTCGAGGGGGCGTGA
- the sigE gene encoding RNA polymerase sigma factor SigE — protein MSAVSDPSRETAGAPSAPPAPWAAPSWDDVVRDHGARVYRLAYRLTGNQHDAEDLTQEVFVRVFRSLSQYTPGTFEGWLHRITTNLFLDQVRRKARIRFEGLPEDAADRLASRDIGPAQLVDDRTYDADVQAALDALPPDFRVAVVLCDIEGLTYEEISELLGIKLGTVRSRIHRGRAQLRDALAHRTPATAVRLPSAGAP, from the coding sequence ATGTCCGCCGTGTCCGACCCGTCGCGCGAGACCGCCGGCGCGCCGAGCGCCCCGCCCGCCCCGTGGGCCGCACCGTCGTGGGACGACGTCGTGCGCGATCACGGCGCCCGCGTGTACCGGCTCGCCTACCGCCTCACGGGCAACCAGCACGACGCCGAGGACCTCACCCAGGAGGTCTTCGTCCGGGTGTTCCGGTCGCTCTCGCAGTACACGCCCGGCACCTTCGAGGGCTGGCTGCACCGCATCACCACCAACCTCTTCCTCGACCAGGTGCGCCGCAAGGCACGCATCCGCTTCGAGGGCCTGCCCGAGGACGCCGCCGACCGCCTCGCCTCCCGCGACATCGGCCCGGCGCAGCTCGTCGACGACCGCACCTACGACGCCGACGTCCAGGCCGCGCTCGACGCGCTGCCTCCGGACTTCCGGGTCGCGGTCGTGCTCTGCGACATCGAGGGCCTCACGTACGAGGAGATCTCCGAGCTGCTCGGGATCAAGCTCGGCACCGTGCGCTCGCGCATCCACCGCGGCCGCGCCCAGCTGCGCGACGCGCTCGCGCACCGGACCCCGGCCACGGCCGTGCGCCTCCCGTCGGCGGGCGCCCCGTGA